The window AGCGATAACAACATCTCTGGAGGACTGGAAGTACTGGCAGAAAAATGTCCAAACCTCACACACCTCAACCTAAGTGGAAACAGAATAAAGGACCTGAGCACAATAGAACCTCTGGTGAGAGCAATTCCTGGATTAATTCCTTACAAAAAATAGTTTTGTCTGAAGTCTCCTTAGGTCCCTATCCCCTTCACTAACATTTTGTTTTCTCACCTTCAGAAAAAATTAGAGAGCCTAAAGAGCTTAGACCTGTTTAACTGCGAGGTCACCAACCTGGGGGACTATCGAGAAAATGTCTTCAAGCTCCTGCCCCAGCTCACTTATCTAGATGGATATGACCACGATGAGAAGGAGGCCCCTGACTCTGATGCTGAGGCCTATGTGGAGGGTCtagatgatgaagatgatgatgaggatggtgAGTAATGGAGAACTCATCTTTCCCAGATCCTGATATTAATGGGTTAGAATTTTTATAGGCTTCCTTATAAAGGGCTCTTGTATTACCCTCTCTCCAAACTGATTATGTCTTAAAATGTTTGTGTTGGTCCAGAAAGTTGAGCTTTTCACTAGATTCTTCATAATAGGGAGCCACTGGTcactgatagagatgagcgaacttacagtaaattcaattcatcacacacttctcggctcggcagttgatgacttttcctgcataaattagttcagccttcaggtgctccggtgggctggaaaaggtggatacattcctaggaaagagtctcctaggactgtatccaccttttctagcccaccggagcaccggaaagctgaactaatttatgcaggaaaagtcatcaactgccgagccgagaagtttgtgacaaatcgaatttactgtaagttcgctcatctctagtcactgatGCATGTCAGTAGGAAAACTACAgggatcaccagtcatccagtgtAAGGATCCCTCCAAAACACCTCCACTAAAGGCTTATGGACCCTTGTCCGTGTGACATACAGAGGCATGTTGGAATTAAAGGTTAATTTCTGGGACTTTTACATTGATGATTTAATGTCATCCATGGGGTGCCCACATCACTGCCGATCAGCTGTTTAGCAGAGATTCGGTACCGGAACATATACAATAAACGGAGCTAGGTGCATACGGCTCTGTTAATTGTGTAGTGTCAGTGTTGGGTTACTGCAACTCTGCTCCGTTGAAGTAAATTGTGCTACCACTACAGAATGAACAGAGCCATCTGCTTCAGACCCCTTTGATTGTGTATACTTGTCCTGCAGCTCGGCTGAACAGCTAAAAGATGGTGTGGACAGCATCCCACCAATCAGACATGAGGACAGGCTATCAATGAAAAATGCCTGGTAAACCGCTTAAAGGGGGTAGTCTGGGGATCTTAACTTATTAGATTAGTATTTGatcgtggtgggggggggggggggggctcggtGGGGTTTGAAGCTGGCACCCCTGCAATTTAGGGCCTCTGTCTGCTTACCAGTCCTGGGCATGCTCTGGCCCCCACCTCCTTGGACGAGTGCAAATGACggcctgttcagccaatcacccGCTAagacgggacatcactgcggccggtgtgTGGTTGAGCGTGCCGTCACTTGCGCTCGTACAGAATGGTAGGGGCAAAAGCATGCCTAGGACAGGTAAGTAAACCAGTCCCCGCACAGAAGGTCATTATGgggttctcagcagtcagactccctgcgatcatacacttatccccccAGTGAATAGTTAGAAGTTCAGTACCCCATATTCCCCTTTTTAAATGTAGTCAATTGTAAGGCCTCTtgtacactacggaatttccactggAGGAACTCTGGGCTGAGAGACTGTTTTAACGGGCATGTGCCGCCCCTATTGACACCAAACCAGTCCAAGATGGAATCCTGCCAAAAGAATTAACACTTACATTAACGTTATTTTGGCAGAGTCCGGAatttgaaattctgcagtgtggaaTCTCGTAGTGTGCAAGAGGCCTATTAGACCAGGGAGAGATCTGCAGAGAGGGAATAATTTGTCTTTTGAATCCATTGCACAGGGATGTAGCCATAAATTCTCTTCGAGGTGTATTTAGTGATGGCGGAAGTAAgctagaaaggagagagcactcgTCTGAAGGCGTATGACATGAGAGTGCACAGGATAATACATTATTAAAGAATCTGGACGATGAAAGAAGATAATATAATGCTATGCGGGGGAGTAATGAAGTCATTCTAACTTTATATTGACAGCCCCTATAGTGCATCAGTATAAAAATATTCTCCCTTATTACATGTACTGGTTCCCTTGGAAACCATCACTCAGTTCACTGCTGTCATATTTAACACGTTATTTCCCTAGGATACATTTATCTGTGTGTAGCATGAAGGAGAATTGTCTTTTTACTAAATATACTATTTTACTGAAGGTATTACAGTTCATTCATAAAAATATTAAGAGGTGTGCTAGGATTCTATGCAGCATACTGTGAAAGCGGTAAACCCTAGTGTACACATACACAGTTCTTTATGTAaaacagttaaccccttccctccctgGGACGTATGGTTACGTCATGGCAGTGGGTACATTGCCGCGACATGTCCTGCCTATTCAAGGCTCTGTGGGGCACGCTGCAGgagattgggagttgtagttttgcgatatctggagggccacactctgaagaccactggtaaagAGCAGGCAACTCGTTGTAGGGCAGattgagtatacagtatataaagttTTGTGAGAAAAGATTTAATATAAACTGGAGACAAAGTAAAGTTACACAATGTGACAATCTCACTGCCCTCTCCGTATGTAGAATAAAGATTGGGGTGACTCCTGCATTTTCCTACAGGTATAAAGTGGCTTTCAGacagttctgtgtaaaaggcaacttaaaggggtactccactggaaaacttttctgtctgaccacagtgctctctgctgacacctctgtccatgtcaggaactgtccagagctgcatatgttttctatggggatttgctcctactctggacagttcctgacatggacagaggtgtcagcagagagcactgtggtcagacagaaaagaaattcaaaaataaaagaacttcctctgtagtatacagcagctgataagtactaaaaggattaagattttttaatagaagtcatttacaaatctgtttaactttctggcaccagttgatttggaaattttttttttttcccagtggagtacccctttaaagggattatccagtattagaaaaacatagctgctttcttacaGAAACCACACCAATcgtgtcctcagtttgtgtgtggtattgcagcaccattctattgaagtgaatggagcaaagttacagtaccaTATGATGTgcaacctgagaacaggtgtgattttttgggggggaaaaacagctatgttttttcttttaaagagtTAATGTATATACACTTTTGACCTGTTGTCCAGATATGTCAAACGTTTAGATTGCACAGAACACGCCTTACAGCTGGGTGAAGTGTGCAGCGGCGTGCACCTCGGTCCCTTGCGGTCACTCAAACCTGACCTTTTCACTGCATAAGTCTATCAAGTGAAATGGTCGGATGGAGCTGCCGGCCAGGGAGTGAAGAACGATGAGGAGCACTTCACATGATTAAAACACTCGATCGCAGCGGGTCTTAGaagtgatctaaacttttgacctgtttgggcaacatgtcaaaagtttattcaaATGACAATAACATTTAAGGTAACCTGCTCATATGTGAAAGTAGATCATCTTGAGCCCCTACCAGTCATTGCTTTAATGTATATCATTATTGGTTCTTGGCTTTCCCATTGATGTAAAGCCTTTAATGTACATGGTATCTTGGCATTCTGGACACCCATCACATGCTCTGTATTAGCTGATGGTTTGTTACTCCCTCTGTCTGTGGCTCACAGACTGGAGACTAAATTACACACATCTCCAGTCTGTTGGTGACTGAGGCTGCCCCCCCCTCACACAGAGGAAGACTATGACGAGGACGCTCCGCCGGGTGAAGAGGGCGAGGAAGATGACGACGAagaagagggagaagaggaggaagTCAGTGGTGAAGAGGAGGTGtggcttttttctttttgtattttttttattttgatataCACAGATGATAATGTATAGGTTTAGATTAATTCTCCATGAGATATTGTATTTCTTTACCAATTGTTTGCAGTTGCCGGTTGCAGTGCTTTATCCAGCTATGCTATAAATTATATGTACAATATACATTCAGTGATTTGAGGAACATTTATGTAAGTTTATACTGTCTTCTTAAGGACCCGTCCACACTGCTGAATGTCCACCTGGACCTATTCCGGGCAaagattctgtctggaaaaggcGCCGCTGAAATCACTAGTGGTTGGACCGCGTGGTCGTGTGTCGGTTCCATAAAATGCAATTCAGTCCATTGGATTTCTGTTGGATCTTAATTTTTTTGGGCAGGTCCTGAATCTGGAAtttccactgcggaaattctgctgtgtgaactgtgcagcagagttccatttaAAAAACTAAACATTACTGAAAAATACCAAAAATTCAGGTTTTGCTGGAGTAATGAAAAGTATGTGTTTTTCCCTGAGTACTACATACTAGTTTTCTCTAGGAACTTGAGGGGTTAATCTGCATTGGAGAAGCACAGAAATCCAGCATTAATCTGATTTGTTGTTTTTGCTCCAAAAGGAGGATGAGGAAGCTGACAAAGAAGGGGATGAGGATGAAGCTGACCAGGATGGTACGTGGCTAATCCCTATAATACAGATGGTATAGGCTGTGGTGGAAATGCATTGACCAAGTGCAATTGTGGCAAAGTAAATtatttgtaaaaataaatttaaaaaaatttataatgaaATAGGTCAGGCATTAGCTGGGGGTGGGGGATAaccaaaaatgtttacatttctgCACAGATTGTTTCCACAGCAGAACAGAAAGC is drawn from Hyla sarda isolate aHylSar1 chromosome 4, aHylSar1.hap1, whole genome shotgun sequence and contains these coding sequences:
- the ANP32A gene encoding acidic leucine-rich nuclear phosphoprotein 32 family member A isoform X2, with translation MDMKRRIHLELRNRTPADVKELVLDNCRSKDGKIEGLTDEFEELEFLSTINVCLSSVANLPKLNKLKKLELSDNNISGGLEVLAEKCPNLTHLNLSGNRIKDLSTIEPLKKLESLKSLDLFNCEVTNLGDYRENVFKLLPQLTYLDGYDHDEKEAPDSDAEAYVEGLDDEDDDEDEEDYDEDAPPGEEGEEDDDEEEGEEEEVSGEEEEDEEADKEGDEDEADQDEKGQKRKRDLEDEGEEDD
- the ANP32A gene encoding acidic leucine-rich nuclear phosphoprotein 32 family member A isoform X1 — translated: MDMKRRIHLELRNRTPADVKELVLDNCRSKDGKIEGLTDEFEELEFLSTINVCLSSVANLPKLNKLKKLELSDNNISGGLEVLAEKCPNLTHLNLSGNRIKDLSTIEPLKKLESLKSLDLFNCEVTNLGDYRENVFKLLPQLTYLDGYDHDEKEAPDSDAEAYVEGLDDEDDDEDEEDYDEDAPPGEEGEEDDDEEEGEEEEVSGEEEEDEEADKEGDEDEADQDAEKGQKRKRDLEDEGEEDD